The region ATAAAACAAAGTTGGGTGAAGGCAGTTCCTAACACATTTCTCACGTAGCTCTCAGTACAATAACAAACGTAagcctcagctgctgtttttgataAGAAGAATCCAGTCAGAATAGAAATTCAGAGATGTGCCACGTTCAGAGAGCTGAGCTGCGGCAGCAGGAAGCAGTTAAGAAACAGCAAAGAGAGCCAGAGCGAGAACACATAgtcataaatgtctgaaatttaaatcataaataGTTTTAGAATGCAGGTTTGTGCAgtaagacaataaataaataaacaaataaatagattGATTTGAATCAGAGCATACGGTCCGCACTGGATCATCATGCTTTCAAGAAGGTGAGGCATGTtgatattaaaaagaaaagcctgcAGCCTTAAGAGCTGccagaaaagagaaatctgtCAAACTGCTGACAGCTCAGACTCAAAGGTCAAGTATAAGTCTGCTTATggcatcttttattttcttcagttcAACTGTGACAACTTTCCACTGAGGTCATCATCCCCGTGCAAAGTGAATGCGAATCGGTGAATTCacttaattttccatttttccatctttccatcttttccatCTCGGGCCTCCATTTTCCGAACTTTGTTTCTATCCTCCAATGAAAGCCTGTCTGCTCCAAACTTGGCCTTTAAGAACATCAGTGAATCAAGGGGTCTGTATTGTTTCCTCAGTCGGTTCATCTTCAATCAGGTTCAAAAACTGGGGTCTACCAAAACATAAAGGCATGCTCAGGCTCTGTTGGCTCGGCGTGCCACTTGGAGCGAGTCCATGCTATCACTCAGCATTGCTGTAACCTGCTTACAGACAACCTTCCCCGTAATGCAAAGGACTGATGTCACAGCGATTAGGGAGACAGGGTGAAAATCTGAAAGTTGCTGCTTATGTCTGGAAGCAGGAAGTGCGAGGCGGCTTCTTCGTGTTTCCAATCTGACTCTGGATACCGGGGGTCTCAGCACCGTTGTGTCCTGGCTCGCGacggagaaagagagggagggagtgcgTGTGGCAGGAGAAAAAAGTCCAATGTCAGACGGCCTCTGCAGCAGGAGAGCTTCATCGCATGTCCTGAGCACGCCTCCAGAGAGGTCAGTATAGACTGTGGAGCAGCACTTTGCTGCAACTTCACAATGCCATCGACAGCAAAAGCCGTCAGGAGCTGAATGATGCTAAAATTATGAATTTGTTCAAAGCAAATCATGAGAATTAATCACCCATTACCGAGGCTACGACAGCATTGGTAGTGTTATGGCAGAATCAGTCAGTCTATTATGCTCAGCTCAGCTCCGTATCATTGTGATCCTGGGGAAGGATTTGTTAAAAATGGGTTCCCCGGCAGGAAATTTGCCAGGAGTGAGACAAGATGAGTGAAGATGTCGAACAAATGCCTTGGCAGGTTTTACATAGCTTAAGCAGTGAAGAATGGGAAGTAAGTCTATCACCCTTTTTATCAATgagcaagggaaaaaaaacaaaaaaaaaacaagtgctgTCACAATGAAGCAAGCTCATGCCATAAAATGCTTTGCTGGTTGGCAAAAATCAATGAATCTGCCTTTCAGCTAAAATAACAGAGCTGATCTCCGCACATAGCTGCCATTTAATAAGCACTTGAAGTGGTGCCTTCCTCACGGACTTGGGTGCACCTCTGAAGGTCTTTTGTCACCCAGAGTGTGACAGCTGAAGTCCTCCATCAAGGACGGGGCAGGTGTAGtcaatgattatgaaaaatGAGAGAGCGTGACATGCAGGGCAACCAATCAGACATGGGCAAAGCATGAGGAGAATAAGCCAGCTCGTGATGACTAAAATGAGGTTCAGGAACCTTTAAAGCAGGTCAAGTGAGTCCTTGAGGAACTTCAGTTTGGATGTGGGACACCTTATAAGTGATTTTGTGAAATCTACTGTGACGTGTATAAAggtgtgtatttaaaaaaaaaaaaaaaaaaacagcgggCAGACGAGATGTCCTGAAATCATAAAAGCGTCTTGCAAATTATTCTGAGCAAGTGAGCATGAAATTTCAATTTGATACATCAGCAGGTAAGGTGGAATGAGCAGAGTACAGACTGTGTGACAGAATGAACCGTTGAACAGGACACTAACAGAAATTCactgtcaacttttttttttttttttttttttttttgaggaggaggaggaggaacccGCTCATTACTTAGCCACATAACCCCAGATATTATGTCAAATGTCCATCACAAGTTTCCTGTAAAGGCCCATTTCTCCTGGCATAGAGATGCAAGAGCAAGAATGTAAAAGTCACCAGGAAAAGGTTAAATGACTCACAGCTGGACCAGTTGGGAGCTCAtttgtacttaaaaaaaaaaaaagcacaaaatggaaaataagcTTTTCAGGCCTCTTGGCTTTACAGCTAAGCTAAGCTAtccaacttttcattttttttttatttactactTTGAagtaaaatacagtaaaacaaacgAGCTGTAAGTTATATTGGTGAGGTACCAGCAGCCAAGCTATGCAggatatataatgtatataatatacacaatatatGGCATGTGGTGGAGTTTAATGCAgtaagatagtttcctccctcTGCCATAGATTGTTGCTGAGATAAAGCGAATGAGATGATGATTTTACTGAAGTATAAGGACAGCAGTGGAAAGCCTGTTGGTCCCGCTGACTGTGGGCGTTTTTCGCAGCGTGGAAAGTTTCGCGGAGGGCTCTTCCACTTTTACGCACACGCGCCGGCAGGAGGAGGCAAACAGCCGGCGCTTGGCCCCCGCGGACCGCTGAACCGGCTGCAcctctccagctctgctctgacCGGTTATTCCGCGCGGCGTGGAGCGACGTTTTCCGTCCGGGTGTCGGGGCAAAGCGGACTGAAGGCACCGGGTCCACCTCTCTCAGCAGGAGGGAGCTCGGATCATTGCGGAGCTGAATCTGATCGCAGCAAAGTGCTCAACCTCACGGACGGATTTTTGTTTCTCTCGGATAATCCTGAAGATTTTCTTCCGAGGAGCCATCAGAGGAGTTCGCGTTTCTCCTGAACGAAGGCGTCTTCATGTTGTTTGGATTGGAACAGATCCCAAAGTGACGCGTTTAAATGCCTCGATGTGTCCAGCTAGTAGAGCAGCACAGAAGACTGTTCTCAAGAAGGAAAACTTCAGATTCTTCTGAATATTATTTCTCAGcatgtttttttccagctcatttGCTGTATCAGGTTCGCCGTTATGCCATCTTTTCTTTCTGGTATTCCAATAATATTCCGATAATTATTCACACTGTGCTGACTCTTGTGCACCTCCAATAATGTCCCTGCACTGAGACATTTAGCTTATCACCATAAATATCATCCTCAGGCTCCTGCAGGAATTAGAAACTTTTCTGGTTGACATTTATCATTGTGCTTATCgctttgttctttgtgttaTCTTGCAGCCAACGCATTGTGTCCTATAATCAGTTTAACATGTATTCTCCACCCGCTGCTGCTTTCGCATAAATTACTGATAATCCTATAAACAGCACAtggggtgatttttttttttaatcaaagttcCTCGGCtgtattttgatgagctccCCTCTTggtccttttttcatttttgcacaaGAAATCTTCAGCGAAAGCATCCACGAGCTGCTTTAGAAACAAGAAATTATTATAATGTTGAACTTTGCAAGCTTCCCCTCTGAGCGGGAAACAAACATCCTACACACCCTACCAGACTTTAGCAGCTTTTCTGAACagcaaaactcaaaacaaattcctgattattcattcatttttctttttatgagttgacattttctgtatctgacatttctctccctccatcttttcatttcacaggTGTTTTCCATTTAGCCAAGAAGACGCTCCCTCCAGCCCTGGAAACAGGATTATGACATTTCCTTTTCCCTAAACTGTGCAGCTCTTTGTAAAAGTAAACCTTTGCGAAGTGCTTTTGTCTTGGATCGGTGCTGAGCTTGAACGATGAGAATAAAACACAAGGTCATCCAGCAAAACACTGCCTTGGCcaaccaaaaacatgcatgcacacgtgTCCAGTGGTTGGATGTCATATTCACTAAAGTAGCTCATGTCGCACTGAGACTTGACGAGACCATTGTGTTGCTCTAATGCAGGGCTAATTTAGCCCCGAATGCCCGCCAATGGGAGCCTCTCAAAGGTATAGGTCATCCATAAAACCTTCTTCCTGTGCTGCTCTTCTCTTTGTGGGAACGTTGTGGCTCCTGTCGACGTTCATGACTGCACATGCCTGTCCAAAGACTTGCCACTGCACCGGGAACGCACTGGTTGTGCAGTGCACGTCGCGGAACTTAGAGAGCATCCCATCAAACTTACCCAAGGACACTGTTGTTCTCTTGCTTTCGTCGAATAGGATCAGACATGTCCCTCAGGAGGTGTTCAAAGACCTCCACCGCCTCAGAGACGTGGATTTGTCTCATAACAGCATTGTGAGCGTCGAGGTCGGTGCCTTTCAGGGGATTTCAGAAGATCTGCGGACGCTGGATCTTTCAAACAACCACCTCAGCAGCCTCCCCAAGGACACATTCGCCAAGCTCCACGCCCGCGTCCGCCTCTCCCACAATCCCTGGCACTGCGAGTGCTCTTTACAGGAGGTGCTGAGGGAGCTGAGGCTGGACCCCGAGACGGTGAACGAGGTCAGCTGCTACACGTCGGTGCAAGAGCAGTACGTGGGACAGCCGGTGATCCAGGTCCTTGACTCAGGGATCAACTTTTGTAACTTCCACCACAAGACAACAGACGTGGCCATGTTTGTCGCCATGTTTTGCTGGTTCTCCATGGTGACGGCTTACATCATTTACTACATCAAACACAACCAGGAAGATGCCAGGAGACACATGGAGTATCTCAAGTCCCTGCCGAGCTCCTCCCACATCAGCAAGGATTGCGACACAGACAGCAGTGTCTTCTAGACCCTCC is a window of Echeneis naucrates chromosome 2, fEcheNa1.1, whole genome shotgun sequence DNA encoding:
- the LOC115057655 gene encoding leucine-rich repeat-containing protein 3-like translates to MTAHACPKTCHCTGNALVVQCTSRNLESIPSNLPKDTVVLLLSSNRIRHVPQEVFKDLHRLRDVDLSHNSIVSVEVGAFQGISEDLRTLDLSNNHLSSLPKDTFAKLHARVRLSHNPWHCECSLQEVLRELRLDPETVNEVSCYTSVQEQYVGQPVIQVLDSGINFCNFHHKTTDVAMFVAMFCWFSMVTAYIIYYIKHNQEDARRHMEYLKSLPSSSHISKDCDTDSSVF